The following is a genomic window from Bacillota bacterium.
TGGATCAATGAAGAAAATTATCGCTCTGGCTAAGGCAGAAAACGTGCCAGTTAAGGTGGTGCAGCGAGAGTATCTGGACAGTCTCTGCCCGGGTTCGAACCACCAGGGTGTAGCAGCCAGAGTGGCTCCCATCCAATATATGGAGCTGGCCGATTTACTGGCCATGAATAAACCCCCTTTTTATTTAGTGCTGGCCGGAATTGAAGATCCCCATAATTTAGGCTCCTTGATCCGCAGCGCAGAAATCTGCGGGGTTAGCGGCGTGATTATCCCGAAACGGAGGGCTGTTGCGGTAACCCCGACTGTGGTAAAAGCATCGGCAGGGGCCGTTTCTCATATGCCCATTGCCAGAGTCACCAATACTGCTGCAGCCCTC
Proteins encoded in this region:
- the rlmB gene encoding 23S rRNA (guanosine(2251)-2'-O)-methyltransferase RlmB, which produces MDKHEHSDLIAGRHPVLELFNSGRPVNQLYVAEGSRHGSMKKIIALAKAENVPVKVVQREYLDSLCPGSNHQGVAARVAPIQYMELADLLAMNKPPFYLVLAGIEDPHNLGSLIRSAEICGVSGVIIPKRRAVAVTPTVVKASAGAVSHMPIARVTNTAAALQELKDAGCWVVGADMDGEVCYEQDLNIPIALVIGSEGRGLPRLVKERCDLLVRIPQYGSIDSLNAAVAGGILMYEITRQKHLQ